One window of the Thermodesulfomicrobium sp. WS genome contains the following:
- the infA gene encoding translation initiation factor IF-1 has product MAKEESIELEGVVEEAMPNAMFRVRLDNGHRVLGHISGKMRKFYIRILPGDRVKVELSPYDLTRGRITYRFK; this is encoded by the coding sequence ATGGCCAAGGAAGAAAGCATCGAATTGGAAGGCGTGGTGGAAGAAGCCATGCCCAACGCCATGTTTCGGGTCCGCCTCGACAATGGACACCGGGTACTCGGGCATATTTCGGGAAAAATGCGCAAATTCTACATCCGCATCCTGCCTGGGGACCGGGTGAAAGTGGAACTCTCGCCGTATGACCTCACCCGCGGACGGATCACCTACCGCTTCAAGTAA
- a CDS encoding DUF502 domain-containing protein, with product MAPLRQFLKTNILAGFFTLLPAVITIWFIRLVLDWIDKVFLLLPRPWRPEHWLPFPVPGLGLVILLPALILTGFLVRHYVGRQVVRLWDEFITRVPLANKVYFAVKQLVDTLVHGPAKDFQRVVLVEYPRRGVYAVAFVTGVASGEVQDKTQEQVLNVFLPTTPNPTSGFLLLIPETDIIPLSMSVEDAFKLIMSGGIVTPPHRNGPPSSP from the coding sequence ATGGCGCCGCTGCGACAATTTCTCAAAACCAACATCCTGGCAGGCTTTTTCACTCTCCTGCCGGCAGTCATCACCATCTGGTTCATCCGCCTGGTGCTCGACTGGATCGACAAGGTCTTCCTGCTCCTTCCCCGCCCCTGGCGGCCGGAACATTGGCTGCCCTTTCCCGTGCCAGGCCTTGGCCTGGTCATCCTCCTTCCCGCGCTCATCCTCACGGGCTTTCTCGTGCGCCACTACGTAGGGCGGCAAGTGGTGCGGCTGTGGGACGAATTCATCACCCGTGTCCCCCTGGCCAACAAGGTGTACTTTGCCGTCAAGCAGCTCGTGGACACCTTGGTGCACGGCCCGGCCAAAGACTTCCAACGGGTGGTCCTCGTGGAGTACCCAAGGCGGGGCGTCTACGCCGTGGCCTTCGTCACCGGCGTGGCCAGCGGCGAAGTCCAGGACAAGACCCAGGAGCAGGTGCTCAACGTCTTCCTGCCCACCACCCCCAACCCCACCTCAGGGTTTCTGCTGCTCATCCCCGAGACCGACATCATCCCCCTATCCATGAGCGTGGAAGACGCCTTCAAGCTCATCATGAGCGGCGGTATCGTCACCCCGCCGCACCGCAATGGACCGCCGTCTTCCCCTTGA
- the icd gene encoding NADP-dependent isocitrate dehydrogenase: MKPTVYFIEGDGIGPEVWKAARPVIDRAVELSYTDGRALDWQELLAGKKAYAATGSYLPEATLETLKQASLAMKGPLETPVGGGFRSLNVTLRQTLDLYACIRPIRYFPGIESPVKHPERVNMVVFRENTEDVYAGIEWPAGSPEASRLIAFVRDELGRSVDPASGIGIKPMTEHGSKRLVRRAIRFALDQGRTSVTLVHKGNIMKYTEGAFRAWGYEVAAQEFAGQVAPEGQETCPPAAVTIKDRIADAMFQEVLIRPEAYDVIATTNLNGDYLSDALAAQVGGLGLAPGVNMSDTLAFFEPTHGTAPSIAGKDLANPGSLVLSGALLLEHLGWKAAAERIHRAVERVIAQRTVTVDLATQMPGAQQVGCAAFGERLLAALEA, encoded by the coding sequence ATGAAACCCACTGTCTATTTCATCGAAGGAGACGGCATCGGCCCGGAAGTCTGGAAGGCGGCGCGGCCGGTCATCGACCGCGCCGTGGAACTGAGCTACACCGACGGCCGGGCCCTGGACTGGCAGGAGCTCTTGGCAGGCAAAAAGGCCTACGCCGCTACGGGCTCCTACCTGCCGGAAGCGACCCTGGAAACCCTCAAGCAGGCGAGCCTCGCCATGAAAGGCCCGCTGGAGACGCCGGTGGGCGGCGGGTTTCGCAGCCTCAACGTCACCTTGCGCCAGACCTTGGATCTCTACGCCTGCATCCGCCCCATCCGCTATTTCCCCGGCATCGAAAGCCCGGTGAAACACCCCGAGCGCGTCAACATGGTGGTCTTTCGGGAAAACACCGAGGACGTCTACGCCGGCATCGAATGGCCCGCAGGCAGCCCGGAGGCCAGCCGCCTCATCGCCTTTGTGCGCGACGAGCTCGGCCGCAGCGTGGACCCGGCAAGCGGCATCGGCATCAAGCCCATGACCGAGCACGGCAGCAAGCGTTTGGTGCGCCGCGCCATCCGCTTTGCCCTGGACCAAGGGCGCACCAGCGTCACCCTGGTGCACAAGGGCAATATCATGAAGTACACCGAAGGGGCCTTTCGGGCCTGGGGCTACGAAGTGGCGGCCCAGGAGTTCGCCGGCCAGGTGGCGCCTGAAGGCCAGGAGACCTGTCCGCCTGCAGCGGTGACCATCAAGGACCGCATCGCCGACGCCATGTTCCAAGAGGTCCTCATCCGGCCCGAGGCCTACGACGTCATCGCCACCACCAACCTCAACGGTGACTACCTCTCCGACGCCCTGGCCGCCCAGGTGGGAGGCCTTGGCCTCGCCCCAGGGGTCAACATGAGCGACACCCTCGCCTTCTTCGAGCCCACCCACGGCACCGCGCCCTCCATTGCGGGCAAAGACCTGGCCAACCCGGGAAGCCTGGTGCTCTCCGGGGCCCTGCTCTTGGAACACCTCGGCTGGAAAGCAGCGGCAGAGCGCATCCACCGCGCGGTGGAGCGGGTCATTGCCCAGCGCACCGTCACGGTGGATCTCGCAACACAGATGCCGGGCGCCCAGCAGGTAGGCTGCGCCGCTTTTGGCGAACGGCTGCTTGCGGCGTTGGAAGCATAG